The Flammeovirga agarivorans DNA window GTAACGTTCTGTTTTCAAACGCAGACTTTCAAATTGAAGTGTTGCTCTCTGACCATGTAGTAATTCTACTTTTGCCTCATGATCGTGTTGAAGTTTTACATCTTCTGGATTCACCATTTCCTCTTGATTTGGATAACGGTTAGTACCAACATAAACACTTCTTCTTTGAGCAATTAATTTCTCTTTCTTATCGCGAGTCTCTCTTATTAATCCTTGGATTGTTCCATTTTCAAAACAAGCTAAGAATCCATTTTCAGACTCAATAGTTTGGAATAACATTAATGCTGCATCCAATAACTTTTCTGTAAGAGAATCTAAATAATAAGACCCCGATGCAGGATCTGCCACTTTACCCAAATAAGCTTCTTCTCTCATGATGTGAGAGATGTTAAGTGCAACTCTTTGAGATTGTGTTGTTGGCTTTTCATATGAAGCATTGTGTGCTTCAATATTAATTGCATTCACACCACCAAGTACAGCAGACATTGCTTCTGTTGTATTACGAAGCATGTTTACGTTTGGATCATAAAGTGATTTAGACCAAAGTGATGAGTTCGCTAGTATTTCAATTGACTTTTCATCAAAATCAGGATTATATAATTTAGCTACTTCAACAACTAATAATCTAAAGGCTCTGAATTTTGCAATCTCATGGAAATAATCTCCAGCCACTGCAGCTTGGAAGATGATATTCTGTAATACTTCTTCTGGTGAGATATCAAACTTCTGAAGTTGATCAATATACTCTACCATTGTATTCAATGTGAACGCCAGCTCTTGTGTATGGTTTGCACCAGAATTAACAAAAGCGGTAGAGTTAATACTTAAAACTCTAAAGTCAGGCATTTCACTAGTATAAGAAATCAAGCGAGAAATTCTTTCGATACCGTCTTCATCCAAAATACCAGTAGTAGAATAAGTTGAGATTGGATCAAAATTGACAAAACCTCTTACCTTATCAAGAGAAACACCATGGATATGTAAATACCCAACATAATCTCTTACAAGTGTTCTTGGGTGAGCTACATTTTCGAAACCAATTCCTACCATTTCGATACTGATACCTTTTAAAGCTAATTCAATATCAAAATCTTTTACATGATCTACATTAAAGATTAGTCCTTCAACTCCTCTTTCTAGTAAGAACAACGCATTTTTATTGATTTCTTCATTGGTGTCTCCTACTACTTTCTGGAAACTCTTCCAATCAAGTCCCTCTTTCTCTGAAGAAGGTAATATATCTTTTAATTGATCTAATACATCTAATTTTTCAGCCCTGTCTTCATGATCGAAGTAAGGCTGTATTTTCATCCCGTTTTCTGTGTTCCAAACGAGTTTTCTATCGAAGTCGGCCCCTTTTAAATCAGTAACTACTTTTTCTTTCCAAGCTTCTTTACTGATTGGCTCGAAGTCTGAAAATAACTTATCAGCCATAATTTATGTTGTTTGTGTGGTTTTGTGTGTGATACAATAATAAAACAAAAACCGGAACAAATTGAGTTGATTATAACCAAGAGAAAGAAAAATCATGTAATTTTTACACTTATACTCTCTTGGTTATATAACAAATTGATATTTAATTAGGTTTAAACCACTAAACCAATTCCGGTACTACAGCTGAAAAAGATTGGTAACTTCTACCAAAACGTTCTCTAGCTTGACGATCCAGGTCTTCTCTATGATCTGGATGAGCAATTGCGATTAATGCTTTTGCTCTTTGTGCTAAGTTTTTACCAAATAGATCAGCAATACCATGTTCAGTAACTACAAAGCGAGCATGAGCTCTTGTTGTCACTACACCAGCCCCCGGCTGTAAGATTGCTGAAATTTTAGAGTGTCCTTTTGCTGTCACAGAAGGTAAAGCAGTAATTGGCTTACCTCCTTCAGATAAGGCTGCACCTCTCATAAAGTCCATCTGACCACCAACTCCTGAATACATTCTAGTACCAATTGAATCCGCACAGATTTGTCCTGTTAGATCTACCTCAATTGCAGAGTTAATTGCTGTTACTTTAGGATTTTGACGTATCACAGCTGTATCATTTACAAATGCGATATCCATCATTTCAACCTCTGGGTTATCATCCATAAAGTCATATAACTTTTTAGTACCCATTGCAAAACCTGATACAATTTTGTGAGGTAAGATCTTTTTGTTTGATCCATTTACAATACCTTTTTCACATAAGTCAATTAATCCTTCAGAGAACATCTCTGTATGTACTCCAAGGTTTTTGTGATTATGTAAGTAGGTTAGTACTGCATTTGGAATACCACCTATACCCATTTGTAGTGTAGCACCATCTTCAACAAGTGAAGCTACATGTGCACCAATCTGTCTTTCGATTTCAGTTGGCTCACCAAATTTCATTTCATAAATTGGCTCATCTACTTCTACAATAGCATCGAAGCTATCGATATGTAGAATACCATCGCCCATACAACGAGGCATTTGTTTGTTGACTTGAGCAATAATAGTTTTGCCCTTTTCAACAGCTGCTACCATAATATCTACAGATACACCTAAAGAAACATAACCATGTTTATCTGGTGTAGAAACATTTACTAGAACTACATCTAATGGTAAAATGTCTCTTCTAAATAAATTAGGGATATCTGAAAGGAAAACTGGTACGTAAGAAGCATTTCCAGACCAAATTTCTTTACGAACATTACCTCCAATAAAGAAGTTATTCGATTTAAAACTTTCTGCATATTCTTCTTTAGCATAATCAGCGTAACCTTCAGTATGGATATGACAAACTTCAACATCACGAAGTTCGGATGCTCTCGCTGTCATGGCCATTACTAATGCTTGAGGAGTCCCAGCTCCACCTTGAACGCATACTCTATCACCTGATTTAATTAGTTTTACTGCTTCCGCTGCTGATACAAATTGTTTTGTCATGGTAAATAAGTGGTTAAGGTAGAATGATGAAGTTTAAATAATAACAACACCATTCATCTCTATATTTTAAAAAATGTATTTCGTAATAATTCAGTTAGAAATGGTGAATTGTGTTTGCTATACAATCCACCATTGACAAATTCAGATTACATGTTGGAGAAGTAAGAAAGGAAGCTCATCAAGATACCTGCTGCAACTGCTGAACCAATAACACCAGATACGTTTGGTGCCATAGCATGCATGAGTAAGTGATTTGATGGATCTGCTTTTAAACCTTCTTGTTGTACAACTCTTGCTGAATCTGGCACTGCAGATACACCTGCCGCACCAATTAGTGGGTTGATTTTATTATCTCCTTTCAAGAAAACGTTCATGATTTTGGCAAAGGCCAAACCTGATACTGTAGCAATTGCAAAAGATACAGCACCTAAAACGAAGATTTTCATACTATTCACAGTGATAAATTCACTGGCTTGTGTCGATGCTCCAACGGTTACACCTAATAAGATCGTTACAATATCTACCATAGATGTTCTTGCAGTATTCGCCAAGCGTTCTGTATGTCCAGATTCCTTTAGTAGGTTACCGAAGAATAACATTCCTAAAAGTGGTAATGCACTTGGTGAAATGAATGTCGTCAAGATCAATCCAATAATCGGGAATAAAATCTTCTCCGTTTTTGTCACTGTTCTTGGAGGTTTCATACGGATTTTACGTTCCGCAGAAGTTGTCATCAATCTCATTAATGGAGGTTGAATTACTGGAACCAAAGCCATGTAAGAATATGCTGCAATAGCGATTGCTCCTAATAGATGTGGAGCTTCTTTAGAAGATAAGAAGATCGCTGTTGGACCATCAGCACCACCAATAATACCGATAGAAGCTGCTTCGTTTAAATCAAAACCTAAAGTGATCGCTCCAATGAAAGTAAGGAACACACCTACTTGAGCAGCAGCACCTAACAACATTAATTTAGGATTGGCAATTAGTGATGTAAAATCAGTCATTGCTCCTATTCCTAAGAAAATTAAAGGAGGATAAATACCTTTTTGAACACCAAAATACAGGTAGTTTAATACTGAGCCTTCCTCATAGATACCAATCTGGTTTCCTGCAACAAATGGAATGTTACCAATGATGACACCAACACCAATTGGGATAAGCAGTAACGGTTCATAATCAAATTTAATTGCCAGGAAAATAAAGAATAACCCGACAGAAATCATGATTAGGTTAGGGATTGTCACATTAGCAAAACCTGTCATAGACATAAAGTTTGACAAGCCTTCTAAGGCCATATGACCAAACCCATTCGAAGAATTTAATACCACTTCTTTGGTAATTTCTCCTATCGATTCAGTAGATACAACTCCAGCTGTTGCTGTAGCCCAAGCTACTAGAATTGCTGCAATTGATCCAAATACTATAAATACTCGTTTCATAATGTCTTTTTTTAAATTTTAAATCATTAGAAACGTTAGGCCATTTCTACAAGAACTTCACCCTGCAATACTGACTGACCTTCTTGTACTTTGATTACACCGATAGTTCCATCTGTTTCTGACAATACATTGTTTTCCATTTTCATGGCTTCCATTGTCATCAATAAATCTCCTTGTTTTACAGTATCTCCCTCTTTGACATTCAAAGACACAACAGTTCCTGGTAATGGGGCAACGATATTCGACTTCTTTGCTGATCTGGTAATTGCTTTTGGTGCAGCTGTTCTTGGAGCAGAAGATCTCACCAATTGAGGAGTCTTAGATGACTTCACTTCTTTCTCCATTTGAACAGTATACGGTGTACCATTTACTTCTAATTCAATGGCTTGACCTTCAACGTTAGTAATATGAACGGCATAGTTATTACCGTTCACTTTAAATTTATATTTTTTCATTTTCGTAATACTAATTATCGATTAAGCTGACTGCCATGAACGGCATAAATTTTCGAACTCCAAGGAGAATACGCTTTCTTTACTTTTTGGATAGTAAGTATCGTATTTTCTTCATCATGATCTTCTTCTCCTAGGTACTTATAAAGTGCCGCTGCAATAGCAGCATTTACCTCACCTGTAGCAATTTTTTCCCTCTCCTTTTGGAGTCTTTTCTCTTCGGGATCTTTTACTTTAGGCTTCGCTTCAATTAACCTCAGAATAAAAGGTAATACGTAACTAAAGACGATAAAAAGGGCGGCTAATGTTAAGAACACTAATGCGACTCCGACTAAAGAAACAACTAACCCTTCTGACAATTCGATTTCTAATGGTGTGTATTCCATAGTTTTACCTTTATTATAGTGGAATATTAGAGTGTTTCTTCGCTGGATTCACCTCTTTCTTCGTCGCTAATACTTCTAAACCTCTACAGATTCTGAAACGAGTATTACGTGGTTCAATTACATCATCAATAAAACCGTATTTAGCTGCTTGATATGGATTTGCGAATTTCTCGATATATTCATCCTCTTTTTCATGGATAAACTTCTCTCTTTCAGACTCGTCGTCGATCTTTCTAATTTTACGACCTTCAAGTACCTCTACAGCACCTTTTGCACCCATTACTGCAATTTCAGCAGTTGGCCAAGCATAGTTAAGATCACCTCTTAATTGCTTGCTACTCATAACATCATGAGCACCACCGTATGACTTTCTTAATGTAATAGTGATTTTTGGAACAGTAGCTTCGCCATATGCAAATAATAGTTTCGCACCATGTAAGATGATACCACCATACTCTTGACCTGAACCAGGTAAGAATCCAGGAACATCTACTAATGTTACGATAGGAATATTAAATGCATCACAGAAGCGAACAAATCTTGCTGATTTTTTAGAAGCCTCAATATCAAGTACACCTGCCAAGAAACTTGGGTTATTGGCTACAATACCTACTGGGCGACCATTGAATCTAGCAAAACCTGTGATTATATTTTTAGCATATGCTCTGTGAGTTTCTAAGAACTCATTGTTATCCGCAATATGGTGGATAACGTCATGCATATCGTATGGTTTATTTGGATCGTCAGGAATGATCTCATTTAGAGCATCTTCAATTCTATCATGAGGATCTTTACAAGGAATAATTGGAGGATCTTCAAGGTTATTTGATGGTAGGTAACTGATTAACTTGCGAATTAACATTAAAGTCTCTTCATCGTTTTCAGTCATCATATGAGCTACACCAGACTTAGAGGCATGCATATTTGCACCACCAAGATCTTCTGTAGTAATCACCTCACCTGTTACAGACTTAACCACCTTAGGACCAGTAACAAACATATATGATGTTTGATCTGTCATTAAAATAAAGTCTGTCAAAGCAGGAGAATAAACGGCACCACCAGCACAAGGACCTAAGATTGCAGAAATTTGAGGAACAACACCCGAAGCCATAATGTTACGTTGGAAAATCTCAGCATAACCTGCCAATGATCTTACACCTTCTTGAATACGAGCACCACCCGAGTCATTTAAACCAATTACAGGAGCACCTACTTTCATTGCCTGATCCATAACTTTACAGATCTTCTGAGCAAATGTTTCAGAAAGTGAACCTCCAAATACAGTAAAATCTTGAGCAAATACATAAACAACACGGCCATCGATTGTACCATGACCAGTAACTACACCATCTGATAAGTATTGTTGTTTATCCAAACCGAAGCTTTTTGTACGGTGTGTAACGAACATATCATACTCCTCAAAACTACCTTCATCAAGTAATAAATCTATCCTTTCTCTTGCGGTTAATTTACCTTGATCATGTTGTTTCTCAATACGCTTTTCACCACCACCTAATCTGGCTTGTGTGCGTTTCTCTACAAGTTCTTTGATCTTGTCTTTGTTAGTACCCATAAATATTTACCCTGAGGGCATTTGTCAACACTAAGTGGCTCTCCACTCAACATTAATTATTAAATGTCAAAATTCAATTCAGTTGGCTCTTCAAATAACTTTCAAATATTGATAGGGTTATTTCCTATATGATATTCAAAAACATGACTCAAGAAATGAGTTCATATTATTCTTTTAGTTATTCTATGTAAGTGTGTCGTTATTTAATTACAGTGTGTTATTTGAAGAAATTGAGGTTGCTGGTAGTTGTCGTAACAACAACCTCAATAGATAATTTTGATAGCTGCTGGA harbors:
- a CDS encoding methylmalonyl-CoA mutase family protein, producing MADKLFSDFEPISKEAWKEKVVTDLKGADFDRKLVWNTENGMKIQPYFDHEDRAEKLDVLDQLKDILPSSEKEGLDWKSFQKVVGDTNEEINKNALFLLERGVEGLIFNVDHVKDFDIELALKGISIEMVGIGFENVAHPRTLVRDYVGYLHIHGVSLDKVRGFVNFDPISTYSTTGILDEDGIERISRLISYTSEMPDFRVLSINSTAFVNSGANHTQELAFTLNTMVEYIDQLQKFDISPEEVLQNIIFQAAVAGDYFHEIAKFRAFRLLVVEVAKLYNPDFDEKSIEILANSSLWSKSLYDPNVNMLRNTTEAMSAVLGGVNAINIEAHNASYEKPTTQSQRVALNISHIMREEAYLGKVADPASGSYYLDSLTEKLLDAALMLFQTIESENGFLACFENGTIQGLIRETRDKKEKLIAQRRSVYVGTNRYPNQEEMVNPEDVKLQHDHEAKVELLHGQRATLQFESLRLKTERYVKDGGERPKVFNALFGNLAMRKARSTFAMDFFGTAGFVSSEQFYASAEEAVKGAIENDADIIVMCSSDPEYAEHVEGFAKAFKASEAKGKKLILAGHPGDKEAEFLAAGVDGFVHVKTNAIQSLAQFQADLEIN
- a CDS encoding acetyl-CoA hydrolase/transferase family protein, which encodes MTKQFVSAAEAVKLIKSGDRVCVQGGAGTPQALVMAMTARASELRDVEVCHIHTEGYADYAKEEYAESFKSNNFFIGGNVRKEIWSGNASYVPVFLSDIPNLFRRDILPLDVVLVNVSTPDKHGYVSLGVSVDIMVAAVEKGKTIIAQVNKQMPRCMGDGILHIDSFDAIVEVDEPIYEMKFGEPTEIERQIGAHVASLVEDGATLQMGIGGIPNAVLTYLHNHKNLGVHTEMFSEGLIDLCEKGIVNGSNKKILPHKIVSGFAMGTKKLYDFMDDNPEVEMMDIAFVNDTAVIRQNPKVTAINSAIEVDLTGQICADSIGTRMYSGVGGQMDFMRGAALSEGGKPITALPSVTAKGHSKISAILQPGAGVVTTRAHARFVVTEHGIADLFGKNLAQRAKALIAIAHPDHREDLDRQARERFGRSYQSFSAVVPELV
- a CDS encoding sodium ion-translocating decarboxylase subunit beta, translated to MKRVFIVFGSIAAILVAWATATAGVVSTESIGEITKEVVLNSSNGFGHMALEGLSNFMSMTGFANVTIPNLIMISVGLFFIFLAIKFDYEPLLLIPIGVGVIIGNIPFVAGNQIGIYEEGSVLNYLYFGVQKGIYPPLIFLGIGAMTDFTSLIANPKLMLLGAAAQVGVFLTFIGAITLGFDLNEAASIGIIGGADGPTAIFLSSKEAPHLLGAIAIAAYSYMALVPVIQPPLMRLMTTSAERKIRMKPPRTVTKTEKILFPIIGLILTTFISPSALPLLGMLFFGNLLKESGHTERLANTARTSMVDIVTILLGVTVGASTQASEFITVNSMKIFVLGAVSFAIATVSGLAFAKIMNVFLKGDNKINPLIGAAGVSAVPDSARVVQQEGLKADPSNHLLMHAMAPNVSGVIGSAVAAGILMSFLSYFSNM
- a CDS encoding biotin/lipoyl-containing protein, with the protein product MKKYKFKVNGNNYAVHITNVEGQAIELEVNGTPYTVQMEKEVKSSKTPQLVRSSAPRTAAPKAITRSAKKSNIVAPLPGTVVSLNVKEGDTVKQGDLLMTMEAMKMENNVLSETDGTIGVIKVQEGQSVLQGEVLVEMA
- a CDS encoding OadG family protein gives rise to the protein MEYTPLEIELSEGLVVSLVGVALVFLTLAALFIVFSYVLPFILRLIEAKPKVKDPEEKRLQKEREKIATGEVNAAIAAALYKYLGEEDHDEENTILTIQKVKKAYSPWSSKIYAVHGSQLNR
- a CDS encoding acyl-CoA carboxylase subunit beta; translation: MGTNKDKIKELVEKRTQARLGGGEKRIEKQHDQGKLTARERIDLLLDEGSFEEYDMFVTHRTKSFGLDKQQYLSDGVVTGHGTIDGRVVYVFAQDFTVFGGSLSETFAQKICKVMDQAMKVGAPVIGLNDSGGARIQEGVRSLAGYAEIFQRNIMASGVVPQISAILGPCAGGAVYSPALTDFILMTDQTSYMFVTGPKVVKSVTGEVITTEDLGGANMHASKSGVAHMMTENDEETLMLIRKLISYLPSNNLEDPPIIPCKDPHDRIEDALNEIIPDDPNKPYDMHDVIHHIADNNEFLETHRAYAKNIITGFARFNGRPVGIVANNPSFLAGVLDIEASKKSARFVRFCDAFNIPIVTLVDVPGFLPGSGQEYGGIILHGAKLLFAYGEATVPKITITLRKSYGGAHDVMSSKQLRGDLNYAWPTAEIAVMGAKGAVEVLEGRKIRKIDDESEREKFIHEKEDEYIEKFANPYQAAKYGFIDDVIEPRNTRFRICRGLEVLATKKEVNPAKKHSNIPL